Proteins from a single region of Xenopus laevis strain J_2021 chromosome 9_10S, Xenopus_laevis_v10.1, whole genome shotgun sequence:
- the r3hdm1.S gene encoding R3H domain-containing protein 1 isoform X1, producing the protein MRMSGTVAVKDGSEAMQGSETDMRHSTSLENLIKSEGHEKLLSDKDNSCSTNQQDATRTVQPLSQTGKRSKSNSKLKLVRSLAVCEESPPPFTDDTPQDIQETTDVQLTPSPANEEKPSKDEFDKEKGSEKSARKMLSRDSSQEYTDSTGIDLHEFLVNTLKSNPRDRMMLLKLEQDILDFIATNESQRKKFPPMTSYHRMLLHRVAAYFGLDHNVDQSGKSVIVNKTSNTRIPDQKFEEHIKDEKNVDFQKRYILKRDNSSFDKDDNQMRMRLKEDRRSKSIEEREEEYQRARERIFAQESQENYLSDKRLQEEESNSTQQRRQIFRINKEASGRSGNSLFSSTENDSKYNEPRPWSSTDSDSSIRNMKPAVTKASSFSGISVLTRGDSSGSSKSTGRLSKTGSESSSSVGSSTGSLSHTQQPPLPVNALSQPAHGTTAVYPPVGTNNSLSFDGAINGQVTPPSASFFLLPLEATGIPPGSILINPQTGQPFINPDGTPVVYNPPVTQQPVRTQVPAPAPPPPPAPPQQPTNHILSQPIRSLPSSAQPVQYSAVSYPPPLLPVSPTQQYTVPDNLGSQFSHMSLARQPSADNSDAHSTMFQSTVVLQPSAQPGYIMAPPPAPPLGQSVPPPTYSTSNQPVSQPIMQQQGFMQPSIQQIPTCYCAPNQYPHSNQQYRPVTSVQYSSQASQTLQQAAHSTGFPTVMSNQQPNFQGIIQQPPNQALVGGQPSNLTNPIQGVMVQYSSVPSYQVPVRQSSQSVSQQPYPQRVLIPSQSNPGQLPAAGMPVYYSVISPGQQNNLSSSVGFIQPTGSETMQFNRTTSPCNTQPMPGPQCGGVPPPPPGGGMVMMQLNVPNNPPPQTHSPPQWKPNKYYCDHQRAQKTVEYSSLDHTTQHSTHLGSPVTSPNQSPLPVHLTNMKNIHPSLTPLPLVTQFSRPFAAGHGDTRYPMLGQQLHYNTPHFIQGHITNQQGQPGHRHGNRGKKAPKKAASTDLCPGDPVVSGMGKVLEITELPEGISRKDAEMLFGDLSKAGANIRWLREPRFQQTPHPHHPHYYGSAENHTSFEHSDASPDLASTYTIVAFFPTVSAAQSALKKQNNLMNKFRLKTSRKHYDFHILERACSQ; encoded by the exons CGAACCGTACAGCCCTTGTCCCAAACAGGAAAAAGGTCTAAG TCAAACTCAAAGTTAAAGCTAGTGCGGAGCCTGGCTGTGTGTGAAGAATCTCCTCCTCCTTTCACAGATGATACACCCCAGGATATACAG GAAACTACTGATGTCCAGCTCACACCGTCTCCTGCAAATGAAGAGAAACCTTCAAAGGATGAGTTTGACAAGGAAAAGGGTAGCGAAAAGTCGGCGCGCAAAATGCTGTCGAGAG ATTCCAGTCAAGAATACACGGACTCCACGGGTATAGACTTGCACGAGTTCTTAGTAAATACATTAAAGAGCAACCCAAG GGATAGGATGATGCTGCTGAAGTTGGAACAGGATATATTAGATTTTATTGCTACCAATGA AAGCCAACGTAAAAAATTTCCACCGATGACCTCATACCACAGAATGTTGTTGCACCGTGTCGCTGCATACTTTGGATTAGACCACAATGTGGACCAGAGCGGGAAATCTGTGATTGTGAATAAAACGAGCAATACACGAAT CCCAGATCAGAAATTTGAGGAACATATCAAGGACGAAAAGAACGTAGATTTTCAGAAGCGGTACATTCTCAAGCGTGATAATTCGAGCTTCGATAAAGACGATAATCAG ATGAGAATGAGGTTAAAAGAGGACAGAAGGAGCAAATCGATTGAAGAAAGAGAAGAGGAGTATCAGAGGGCTCGGGAGAGAATATTTGCACAAGAG TCTCAGGAGAATTATCTAAGTGATAAGAG ACTTCAAGAAGAGGAGAGTAACAGCACGCAGCAGAGACGGCAGATATTTAG GATCAATAAAGAAGCTTCAGGGCGCTCGGGGAATAGCCTCTTCAGCAGCACGGAGAATGACAGCAAGTACAACGAACCTCGCCCTTGGAGCAGCACGGACTCTGATAGCTCCATCCGAAATATGAAACCTGCTGTCACCAAAGCTAGTAGCTTCAGCGGCATTTCTGTTCTAACTAGAGGCGACAGCTCTGGGAGCAGCAAAAGCACAGGCAGGCTTTCCAAAACAG GTTCAGAGTCTTCTAGTAGTGTAGGGTCATCCACTGGCTCTCTGTCCCATACCCAGCAGCCGCCTCTTCCAGTAAACGCTCTAAGCCAGCCAGCTCATGGCACAACTGCCGTCTATCCACCTGTCGGCACTAATAATTCTCTTTCCTTTGATGGCGCTATAAATGGCCAAGTGACTCCTCCTAGTGCTAGCTTCTTTTTGCTTCCCCTGGAAGCCACAGGCATTCCCCCGGGCAGCATTCTGATCAACCCACAAACAG GTCAGCCATTTATAAACCCAGATGGGACTCCAGTTGTATATAACCCTCCTGTCACTCAGCAACCAGTTAGGACCCAAGTGCCTGCACCTGCCCCACCTCCTCCCCCAGCCCCACCTCAACAACCCACCAATCACATATTGTCCCAG CCTATCCGATCTTTGCCGTCTTCTGCACAACCTGTTCAGTACTCTGCAGTCTCTTATCCGCCCCCGCTCCTGCCAGTCTCACCCACCCAGCAGTACACTGTG CCAGATAACCTGGGATCCCAATTTAGCCATATGAGCCTTGCCAGGCAGCCATCTGCAGACAATTCAGATGCTCATTCAACAATGTTCCAGTCAACAGTGGTGCTTCAACCGTCTGCCCAACCTGGATATATTATGGCCCCACCCCCAGCACCTCCCCTTGGGCAGTCTGTGCCTCCTCCTACTTATTCGACCTCAAACCAGCCTGTTAGCCAGCCAATCATGCAACAACAGGGATTCATGCAGCCATCTATACAGCAG ATACCAACGTGTTACTGTGCCCCAAACCAATATCCCCACTCCAATCAACAATATCGGCCAGTGACATCTGTCCAGTACAGTTCCCAAGCCAGCCAGACACTGCAGCAAGCCGCCCACTCCACAG GCTTTCCCACTGTAATGTCTAACCAGCAGCCGAATTTCCAGGGCATCATCCAACAGCCTCCGAATCAAGCTCTGGTCGGTGGGCAGCCCAGCAACCTTACGAACCCTATTCAGGGGGTGATGGTGCAGTACTCCTCAGTGCCCTCCTATCAG GTGCCAGTTCGACAAAGCTCTCAGTCTGTGTCACAGCAGCCATACCCGCAACGGGTGCTGATTCCTAGTCAGTCCAACCCAGGGCAATTACCTGCAGCAGGAATGCCAGTGTATTATAGCGTAATATCACCCGGGCAGCAAAACAACCTAAG CTCCTCAGTGGGATTTATCCAACCTACAGGATCTGAAACAATGCAGTTTAACAGAACAACATCACCGTGCAATACGCAGCCTATGCCAGGCCCTCAGTGTGGAG GTGTGCCACCACCTCCCCCTGGAGGTGGAATGGTGATGATGCAGCTGAATGTACCCAACAATCCTCCACCTCAGACACATTCACCACCTCAATGGAAACCAAATAAATATTACTGTGACCACCAGAGAGCTCAGAAGACTGTAGAGTACAGCAGCCTGGACCATACTACACAG CATAGCACCCATCTGGGCAGTCCTGTTACCTCCCCAAATCAGTCACCTCTGCCTGTTCATCTAACCAACATGAAGAACATTCACCCCAGCCTCACGCCTCTTCCTCTTGTTACACAGTTTTCAAGACCTTTTGCTGCAGGGCATG GTGATACCAGATATCCAATGCTTGGGCAGCAGTTACATTACAATACTCCCCATTTTATACAGGGACACATAACAAACCAACAG GGACAGCCTGGCCACCGACATGGTAACAGAGGAAAAAAGGCTCCCAAAAAAGCAGCTTCTACAGACCTTTGCCCGGGGGACCCAG TAGTTTCTGGAATGGGGAAGGTCCTTGAGATCACGGAACTGCCAGAGGGGATAAGTCGCAAAGATGCTGAAATGCTTTTTGGAGACCTCTCAAAGGCAGGAGCTAATATCCGGTGGCTGCGGGAGCCTCGCTTCCAACAAACTCCACATCCACATCACCCGCACTATTATGGCAGCGCAGAGAATCATACAAGTTTTGAACACTCCGATGCCTCTCCGGACCTGGCCTCCACCTACACCATTGTAGCTTTTTTCCCTACCGTATCCGCTGCTCAGAGTGCATTGAAAAAACAGAATAACTTAATGAACAAGTTTAGACTAAAAACAAGCAGAAAGCACTACGATTTCCACATTCTAGAAAGGGCCTGCTCTCAATAA
- the r3hdm1.S gene encoding R3H domain-containing protein 1 isoform X6 encodes MRMSGTVAVKDGSEAMQGSETDMRHSTSLENLIKSEGHEKLLSDKDNSCSTNQQDATRTVQPLSQTGKRSKSNSKLKLVRSLAVCEESPPPFTDDTPQDIQETTDVQLTPSPANEEKPSKDEFDKEKGSEKSARKMLSRDSSQEYTDSTGIDLHEFLVNTLKSNPRDRMMLLKLEQDILDFIATNESQRKKFPPMTSYHRMLLHRVAAYFGLDHNVDQSGKSVIVNKTSNTRIPDQKFEEHIKDEKNVDFQKRYILKRDNSSFDKDDNQMRMRLKEDRRSKSIEEREEEYQRARERIFAQESQENYLSDKRLQEEESNSTQQRRQIFRINKEASGRSGNSLFSSTENDSKYNEPRPWSSTDSDSSIRNMKPAVTKASSFSGISVLTRGDSSGSSKSTGRLSKTGQPFINPDGTPVVYNPPVTQQPVRTQVPAPAPPPPPAPPQQPTNHILSQPIRSLPSSAQPVQYSAVSYPPPLLPVSPTQQYTVPDNLGSQFSHMSLARQPSADNSDAHSTMFQSTVVLQPSAQPGYIMAPPPAPPLGQSVPPPTYSTSNQPVSQPIMQQQGFMQPSIQQIPTCYCAPNQYPHSNQQYRPVTSVQYSSQASQTLQQAAHSTGFPTVMSNQQPNFQGIIQQPPNQALVGGQPSNLTNPIQGVMVQYSSVPSYQVPVRQSSQSVSQQPYPQRVLIPSQSNPGQLPAAGMPVYYSVISPGQQNNLSSSVGFIQPTGSETMQFNRTTSPCNTQPMPGPQCGGVPPPPPGGGMVMMQLNVPNNPPPQTHSPPQWKPNKYYCDHQRAQKTVEYSSLDHTTQHSTHLGSPVTSPNQSPLPVHLTNMKNIHPSLTPLPLVTQFSRPFAAGHGDTRYPMLGQQLHYNTPHFIQGHITNQQGQPGHRHGNRGKKAPKKAASTDLCPGDPVVSGMGKVLEITELPEGISRKDAEMLFGDLSKAGANIRWLREPRFQQTPHPHHPHYYGSAENHTSFEHSDASPDLASTYTIVAFFPTVSAAQSALKKQNNLMNKFRLKTSRKHYDFHILERACSQ; translated from the exons CGAACCGTACAGCCCTTGTCCCAAACAGGAAAAAGGTCTAAG TCAAACTCAAAGTTAAAGCTAGTGCGGAGCCTGGCTGTGTGTGAAGAATCTCCTCCTCCTTTCACAGATGATACACCCCAGGATATACAG GAAACTACTGATGTCCAGCTCACACCGTCTCCTGCAAATGAAGAGAAACCTTCAAAGGATGAGTTTGACAAGGAAAAGGGTAGCGAAAAGTCGGCGCGCAAAATGCTGTCGAGAG ATTCCAGTCAAGAATACACGGACTCCACGGGTATAGACTTGCACGAGTTCTTAGTAAATACATTAAAGAGCAACCCAAG GGATAGGATGATGCTGCTGAAGTTGGAACAGGATATATTAGATTTTATTGCTACCAATGA AAGCCAACGTAAAAAATTTCCACCGATGACCTCATACCACAGAATGTTGTTGCACCGTGTCGCTGCATACTTTGGATTAGACCACAATGTGGACCAGAGCGGGAAATCTGTGATTGTGAATAAAACGAGCAATACACGAAT CCCAGATCAGAAATTTGAGGAACATATCAAGGACGAAAAGAACGTAGATTTTCAGAAGCGGTACATTCTCAAGCGTGATAATTCGAGCTTCGATAAAGACGATAATCAG ATGAGAATGAGGTTAAAAGAGGACAGAAGGAGCAAATCGATTGAAGAAAGAGAAGAGGAGTATCAGAGGGCTCGGGAGAGAATATTTGCACAAGAG TCTCAGGAGAATTATCTAAGTGATAAGAG ACTTCAAGAAGAGGAGAGTAACAGCACGCAGCAGAGACGGCAGATATTTAG GATCAATAAAGAAGCTTCAGGGCGCTCGGGGAATAGCCTCTTCAGCAGCACGGAGAATGACAGCAAGTACAACGAACCTCGCCCTTGGAGCAGCACGGACTCTGATAGCTCCATCCGAAATATGAAACCTGCTGTCACCAAAGCTAGTAGCTTCAGCGGCATTTCTGTTCTAACTAGAGGCGACAGCTCTGGGAGCAGCAAAAGCACAGGCAGGCTTTCCAAAACAG GTCAGCCATTTATAAACCCAGATGGGACTCCAGTTGTATATAACCCTCCTGTCACTCAGCAACCAGTTAGGACCCAAGTGCCTGCACCTGCCCCACCTCCTCCCCCAGCCCCACCTCAACAACCCACCAATCACATATTGTCCCAG CCTATCCGATCTTTGCCGTCTTCTGCACAACCTGTTCAGTACTCTGCAGTCTCTTATCCGCCCCCGCTCCTGCCAGTCTCACCCACCCAGCAGTACACTGTG CCAGATAACCTGGGATCCCAATTTAGCCATATGAGCCTTGCCAGGCAGCCATCTGCAGACAATTCAGATGCTCATTCAACAATGTTCCAGTCAACAGTGGTGCTTCAACCGTCTGCCCAACCTGGATATATTATGGCCCCACCCCCAGCACCTCCCCTTGGGCAGTCTGTGCCTCCTCCTACTTATTCGACCTCAAACCAGCCTGTTAGCCAGCCAATCATGCAACAACAGGGATTCATGCAGCCATCTATACAGCAG ATACCAACGTGTTACTGTGCCCCAAACCAATATCCCCACTCCAATCAACAATATCGGCCAGTGACATCTGTCCAGTACAGTTCCCAAGCCAGCCAGACACTGCAGCAAGCCGCCCACTCCACAG GCTTTCCCACTGTAATGTCTAACCAGCAGCCGAATTTCCAGGGCATCATCCAACAGCCTCCGAATCAAGCTCTGGTCGGTGGGCAGCCCAGCAACCTTACGAACCCTATTCAGGGGGTGATGGTGCAGTACTCCTCAGTGCCCTCCTATCAG GTGCCAGTTCGACAAAGCTCTCAGTCTGTGTCACAGCAGCCATACCCGCAACGGGTGCTGATTCCTAGTCAGTCCAACCCAGGGCAATTACCTGCAGCAGGAATGCCAGTGTATTATAGCGTAATATCACCCGGGCAGCAAAACAACCTAAG CTCCTCAGTGGGATTTATCCAACCTACAGGATCTGAAACAATGCAGTTTAACAGAACAACATCACCGTGCAATACGCAGCCTATGCCAGGCCCTCAGTGTGGAG GTGTGCCACCACCTCCCCCTGGAGGTGGAATGGTGATGATGCAGCTGAATGTACCCAACAATCCTCCACCTCAGACACATTCACCACCTCAATGGAAACCAAATAAATATTACTGTGACCACCAGAGAGCTCAGAAGACTGTAGAGTACAGCAGCCTGGACCATACTACACAG CATAGCACCCATCTGGGCAGTCCTGTTACCTCCCCAAATCAGTCACCTCTGCCTGTTCATCTAACCAACATGAAGAACATTCACCCCAGCCTCACGCCTCTTCCTCTTGTTACACAGTTTTCAAGACCTTTTGCTGCAGGGCATG GTGATACCAGATATCCAATGCTTGGGCAGCAGTTACATTACAATACTCCCCATTTTATACAGGGACACATAACAAACCAACAG GGACAGCCTGGCCACCGACATGGTAACAGAGGAAAAAAGGCTCCCAAAAAAGCAGCTTCTACAGACCTTTGCCCGGGGGACCCAG TAGTTTCTGGAATGGGGAAGGTCCTTGAGATCACGGAACTGCCAGAGGGGATAAGTCGCAAAGATGCTGAAATGCTTTTTGGAGACCTCTCAAAGGCAGGAGCTAATATCCGGTGGCTGCGGGAGCCTCGCTTCCAACAAACTCCACATCCACATCACCCGCACTATTATGGCAGCGCAGAGAATCATACAAGTTTTGAACACTCCGATGCCTCTCCGGACCTGGCCTCCACCTACACCATTGTAGCTTTTTTCCCTACCGTATCCGCTGCTCAGAGTGCATTGAAAAAACAGAATAACTTAATGAACAAGTTTAGACTAAAAACAAGCAGAAAGCACTACGATTTCCACATTCTAGAAAGGGCCTGCTCTCAATAA
- the r3hdm1.S gene encoding R3H domain-containing protein 1 isoform X8, which produces MRMSGTVAVKDGSEAMQGSETDMRHSTSLENLIKSEGHEKLLSDKDNSCSTNQQDATRTVQPLSQTGKRSKSNSKLKLVRSLAVCEESPPPFTDDTPQDIQETTDVQLTPSPANEEKPSKDEFDKEKGSEKSARKMLSRDSSQEYTDSTGIDLHEFLVNTLKSNPRDRMMLLKLEQDILDFIATNESQRKKFPPMTSYHRMLLHRVAAYFGLDHNVDQSGKSVIVNKTSNTRIPDQKFEEHIKDEKNVDFQKRYILKRDNSSFDKDDNQMRMRLKEDRRSKSIEEREEEYQRARERIFAQESQENYLSDKRLQEEESNSTQQRRQIFRINKEASGRSGNSLFSSTENDSKYNEPRPWSSTDSDSSIRNMKPAVTKASSFSGISVLTRGDSSGSSKSTGRLSKTGQPFINPDGTPVVYNPPVTQQPVRTQVPAPAPPPPPAPPQQPTNHILSQPDNLGSQFSHMSLARQPSADNSDAHSTMFQSTVVLQPSAQPGYIMAPPPAPPLGQSVPPPTYSTSNQPVSQPIMQQQGFMQPSIQQIPTCYCAPNQYPHSNQQYRPVTSVQYSSQASQTLQQAAHSTGFPTVMSNQQPNFQGIIQQPPNQALVGGQPSNLTNPIQGVMVQYSSVPSYQVPVRQSSQSVSQQPYPQRVLIPSQSNPGQLPAAGMPVYYSVISPGQQNNLSSSVGFIQPTGSETMQFNRTTSPCNTQPMPGPQCGGVPPPPPGGGMVMMQLNVPNNPPPQTHSPPQWKPNKYYCDHQRAQKTVEYSSLDHTTQHSTHLGSPVTSPNQSPLPVHLTNMKNIHPSLTPLPLVTQFSRPFAAGHGDTRYPMLGQQLHYNTPHFIQGHITNQQGQPGHRHGNRGKKAPKKAASTDLCPGDPVVSGMGKVLEITELPEGISRKDAEMLFGDLSKAGANIRWLREPRFQQTPHPHHPHYYGSAENHTSFEHSDASPDLASTYTIVAFFPTVSAAQSALKKQNNLMNKFRLKTSRKHYDFHILERACSQ; this is translated from the exons CGAACCGTACAGCCCTTGTCCCAAACAGGAAAAAGGTCTAAG TCAAACTCAAAGTTAAAGCTAGTGCGGAGCCTGGCTGTGTGTGAAGAATCTCCTCCTCCTTTCACAGATGATACACCCCAGGATATACAG GAAACTACTGATGTCCAGCTCACACCGTCTCCTGCAAATGAAGAGAAACCTTCAAAGGATGAGTTTGACAAGGAAAAGGGTAGCGAAAAGTCGGCGCGCAAAATGCTGTCGAGAG ATTCCAGTCAAGAATACACGGACTCCACGGGTATAGACTTGCACGAGTTCTTAGTAAATACATTAAAGAGCAACCCAAG GGATAGGATGATGCTGCTGAAGTTGGAACAGGATATATTAGATTTTATTGCTACCAATGA AAGCCAACGTAAAAAATTTCCACCGATGACCTCATACCACAGAATGTTGTTGCACCGTGTCGCTGCATACTTTGGATTAGACCACAATGTGGACCAGAGCGGGAAATCTGTGATTGTGAATAAAACGAGCAATACACGAAT CCCAGATCAGAAATTTGAGGAACATATCAAGGACGAAAAGAACGTAGATTTTCAGAAGCGGTACATTCTCAAGCGTGATAATTCGAGCTTCGATAAAGACGATAATCAG ATGAGAATGAGGTTAAAAGAGGACAGAAGGAGCAAATCGATTGAAGAAAGAGAAGAGGAGTATCAGAGGGCTCGGGAGAGAATATTTGCACAAGAG TCTCAGGAGAATTATCTAAGTGATAAGAG ACTTCAAGAAGAGGAGAGTAACAGCACGCAGCAGAGACGGCAGATATTTAG GATCAATAAAGAAGCTTCAGGGCGCTCGGGGAATAGCCTCTTCAGCAGCACGGAGAATGACAGCAAGTACAACGAACCTCGCCCTTGGAGCAGCACGGACTCTGATAGCTCCATCCGAAATATGAAACCTGCTGTCACCAAAGCTAGTAGCTTCAGCGGCATTTCTGTTCTAACTAGAGGCGACAGCTCTGGGAGCAGCAAAAGCACAGGCAGGCTTTCCAAAACAG GTCAGCCATTTATAAACCCAGATGGGACTCCAGTTGTATATAACCCTCCTGTCACTCAGCAACCAGTTAGGACCCAAGTGCCTGCACCTGCCCCACCTCCTCCCCCAGCCCCACCTCAACAACCCACCAATCACATATTGTCCCAG CCAGATAACCTGGGATCCCAATTTAGCCATATGAGCCTTGCCAGGCAGCCATCTGCAGACAATTCAGATGCTCATTCAACAATGTTCCAGTCAACAGTGGTGCTTCAACCGTCTGCCCAACCTGGATATATTATGGCCCCACCCCCAGCACCTCCCCTTGGGCAGTCTGTGCCTCCTCCTACTTATTCGACCTCAAACCAGCCTGTTAGCCAGCCAATCATGCAACAACAGGGATTCATGCAGCCATCTATACAGCAG ATACCAACGTGTTACTGTGCCCCAAACCAATATCCCCACTCCAATCAACAATATCGGCCAGTGACATCTGTCCAGTACAGTTCCCAAGCCAGCCAGACACTGCAGCAAGCCGCCCACTCCACAG GCTTTCCCACTGTAATGTCTAACCAGCAGCCGAATTTCCAGGGCATCATCCAACAGCCTCCGAATCAAGCTCTGGTCGGTGGGCAGCCCAGCAACCTTACGAACCCTATTCAGGGGGTGATGGTGCAGTACTCCTCAGTGCCCTCCTATCAG GTGCCAGTTCGACAAAGCTCTCAGTCTGTGTCACAGCAGCCATACCCGCAACGGGTGCTGATTCCTAGTCAGTCCAACCCAGGGCAATTACCTGCAGCAGGAATGCCAGTGTATTATAGCGTAATATCACCCGGGCAGCAAAACAACCTAAG CTCCTCAGTGGGATTTATCCAACCTACAGGATCTGAAACAATGCAGTTTAACAGAACAACATCACCGTGCAATACGCAGCCTATGCCAGGCCCTCAGTGTGGAG GTGTGCCACCACCTCCCCCTGGAGGTGGAATGGTGATGATGCAGCTGAATGTACCCAACAATCCTCCACCTCAGACACATTCACCACCTCAATGGAAACCAAATAAATATTACTGTGACCACCAGAGAGCTCAGAAGACTGTAGAGTACAGCAGCCTGGACCATACTACACAG CATAGCACCCATCTGGGCAGTCCTGTTACCTCCCCAAATCAGTCACCTCTGCCTGTTCATCTAACCAACATGAAGAACATTCACCCCAGCCTCACGCCTCTTCCTCTTGTTACACAGTTTTCAAGACCTTTTGCTGCAGGGCATG GTGATACCAGATATCCAATGCTTGGGCAGCAGTTACATTACAATACTCCCCATTTTATACAGGGACACATAACAAACCAACAG GGACAGCCTGGCCACCGACATGGTAACAGAGGAAAAAAGGCTCCCAAAAAAGCAGCTTCTACAGACCTTTGCCCGGGGGACCCAG TAGTTTCTGGAATGGGGAAGGTCCTTGAGATCACGGAACTGCCAGAGGGGATAAGTCGCAAAGATGCTGAAATGCTTTTTGGAGACCTCTCAAAGGCAGGAGCTAATATCCGGTGGCTGCGGGAGCCTCGCTTCCAACAAACTCCACATCCACATCACCCGCACTATTATGGCAGCGCAGAGAATCATACAAGTTTTGAACACTCCGATGCCTCTCCGGACCTGGCCTCCACCTACACCATTGTAGCTTTTTTCCCTACCGTATCCGCTGCTCAGAGTGCATTGAAAAAACAGAATAACTTAATGAACAAGTTTAGACTAAAAACAAGCAGAAAGCACTACGATTTCCACATTCTAGAAAGGGCCTGCTCTCAATAA